The Elaeis guineensis isolate ETL-2024a chromosome 3, EG11, whole genome shotgun sequence region acttttttctaaaaaaaggTGCAACCAAATATTAAAGTCGTCTGACTTGATTTCTAAAGCATCATATGCTTATTTTCTTTCCTTGGAAACACTCTCTCCTGAGAAAACGATACTACCATACTTTGCCAATAAGATGTCATTGCACAATGACTATATAATATATAAACACAAATTATCGGATTTAGACCATAATTAACATAGaataagagaaggagaagaacaCAATCATTTCTCTTTAcaacatgatatcataatttAATCTAACTGTGTATTGGCGTTCATGTACAAGTACACACAGAAACAGATATCCAGGAATGTGAATACACCAGCACATGCATCAAATTCTGTGTAGAATTGCAATTATGTATGTAATATATTTCTATAAATACAATATATGCAGCACTTTGTATATATATCTGTGGGTCTCTGTGTATGCTCTTGACATGTGCACATAGATACATATAAGAACGTGCTTCTACAATGTATATGCAATTACAGATTTCATTAAAAGTAACATCTTAAAAAAAATGTATATGGACATAGAATACATAGAACTGCATGTATTGGAAGTGCTATGGGAAGTTACTTCCATCAAGACTCATTTTAGCACATACAGCAAAACCTATCAGCTGGTCAGATTGTTTAGGAACAAAACCACCGTATAAGATTCTGCTTCAGACCCAGTTTATTACCACAGATGTTCAATAATTCAGTATATACAAAAAGAACTCAACCAAAACACACACCGCAGAGTTCATGTTCTGTCAGTGCAATCCTTGTACATGCCTGAAAATGCCTAGCCACACAGAATAATTTATTCCATACAGCATGTAATTAAGGTTCTATTCCATACAGCATGCAGTCAAAGTTCCAAAAGATGGTGCCTCTAATAATGCTTAAGATGCATAAATAAAAAATGCAAACTTTACAGCCAacagatcaaaaataataatggAGATCGTCTATAAGCAATTAAATAaccaaaaattataaataaacaaaaacaagtagagaaacaaacctgCTTTGCTAGGCTGCAAGCACGGTCTGGTGAGTTCAAGATCTCATAATAGAACACTGAGAAGTTGAGTGCAAGCCCAAGCCTTATTGGATGAGTCGGGGCCAATTCAGCAAGTGCAATATCCTATTTGCCACAAAATGTCAAGATTTGAGCAAATACTTGAACAACCACAATATGTCAAAATTACAAACtaaaaacaaaaatcttaaagacAACTGCAACCCCATGAAAGACAATAACTTACAAACTCATTCTGGAACATCACGACAATTCTATTCTATCTACTCAGATAtctttgatacaaaaaaaaagggCCTCTCCGCTATGTTAAGCATGCAAAGAAGAAAGGAAGTTTCTTCCAATTTGCAccattcaaaagaaaaaattaaaaataaaagaacATATATAGAGCCAAACTATTTCTCAAAGGCCTAAAATATCCCCTCCCTTTTATTTCAGAAAAAGAGATGGCATGGCTCAGCAAACTCCTATGTAGAATAAGCCCTTACAAAATgagaaaattcatattttttctatacTTCTCTTTTTCATTATCTCAGGAACCTGACATTGTGACTAAATAAAATGAGAAAACTTTTTGATGCATAGGACGATCTTTGTTTTAATGACATACCCTACAAAGATAGCGGCAACAAAGCAAGCACTCAAAAATTCTCATCAATTGATTAAAATAGCAAATCTGAACAGAAGGACCCACCTGAGCAGATTTGTATGCCAACAGTGTGCTCTCGGCTGCTTCTTTCCTCTCAGCTCCAGTTTTAAACTCTGCAAGGTACCTGTACCATCAAAATAGATTATTATCCAATGACCAAAAGCATTACCTTTCTTCCAATTTCCTTCTACAAATACATTTCTTCaatggaataattccaactcacctgTGGTAATCCCCCTTCATCTTAAGGTAGAAAACCTTGGACTCCGCGGCAGTGGCCGAGGGGATGAGGTGGGAGTCAAGCAGCTTGAGGATCCCATCGCAAATCTTGCTAAGCTCAGCCTCAATCTTGCCGCGGTACTCCTTGATCATGGCGACATGATCCTCATTCCCGCGGCTCTCCTCCTTCTGCTCGATGGAAGAGATGATGCGCCACGAAGCCCGGCGAGCGCCGATCACGTTCTTGTAAGCCACGGACAGAAGGTTGCGCTCCTCGACGGTCAGCTCCTCCACGTCGACGGTCTTCGCTACCTTCTCCATGAACTCCACCATCTCCTCGTATCTTTCGGCCTGCTCGGCCAGCTTCGCCATGTACACATTCTCTTCACGGGACGATTCGGCCGGCGACATCGTAGCTTCCTAAACTCTGTACGTAAACCAGATCCAGATCAAACCCTAGCCTCCACccccattcttttctttttgaagtgtATTGATAAAAAATGAACCGGAAAAAAAGTATCTTTCTTTATCCTGATCTACTGAGGGGGAAAGGGGTAAAAGAGATAAAAAGGAATAATTTACCaacagaatattttttaaaaaaaagaggaagacgaTTATAAATATGCAATAACTTActtttcataaataaaattttaaaaataacgaaaaaaaaagaaaaggagatatACTccatttacattttttttttcgcGCAATCTTTCAAATTCCTCCACATGAAACACCGGATCGtgtcataccattagattttcttaatattaactcaatAAATCGATGCAcaaatttctcaaaaaataaagataaacttATCAAACCCTGAAATAGGCCAAGAAGACAAAGCGATCAAAACGACCGGAAGAGCAAGCAAACACGAAGATACGATCGAATCTTCCAAACCTCGGCTGAAATCGAGACTCAACAAGGTCAGATCGAATCAATCCGTGAACGGAAACACAGATAAATCGAAGAAAAAATCGttggaatcaataaaaaaaacAAGGAAAATCTACCTTCCTTCCTCTGAAGCGAACCCCCCCGAACTCTGTGTtttcttttcccctctttttgtttcttcttcaatCGACTTCGCCGCTCGGTCGACCCCAAGATTTCGTTTAGCTTTTCTCTAGCCGGGTAGCTGTCTGAGCCCTAAAAACGCTCGTCAGTTTCCATTCAATCCACCAATAAAAAGGAGAAACGTGGTCGGTCGGGCCAGCATCTGAGGTTCCTCAGGCGGTACATTTCCACGCGGGCTCTGCGCATGAAAACGGGCCCCACACGACTCTCTTTTGTTCGTTAATGGGACGCGCGAGTACTCCCCCAGCCGTCCATGTCTGTGATGGTGTGATATGGACGGTAGCGATGtgtagaaagattttttttttttttttgtcgttggGTACAAGaaagatgcttttttttttttttggtaggccGATCTTCTGACGTGGTAAGCCTCGCACCGACGGGCAAGCTTTGGtctatataaattattattatcatGAGGAAGAATTTTTTGGTTTCCAGCGAGCTGGTAACGCACCAGAATGGATGAACTTGGACCAGCTGGGTGTAAAGTCATAGCTGTTGAAGGAAGGCGGCGTCTCAATTCTTTTGGGCTAAATATTTCACTTTGGCATCGGCTGGCCCATTACTCACTTGTTGAAGTGAAAGAACAATAagtgaaattttttgtgcaccataaaacaatataaaaaatttaatataaaatacatCATCTTatctcattgattcatataatcatcacttttcaatatatatttaatatctataaattaatttttttcatttaaaaaatttatataacaaaaatatctttattctttaaaaaaattataacattttatgtttatattatgatatccttcgTCCGTATccgtataggatgtcataatttttttctaaagaacagaagtattttaatcattcaaaattttcaaacgaaaaaatcgatctgcagatattaaatacgATTGAAAAGTAATTGAACAAAAATATCCCTCTCATATTATGAAATTCTGGACTAAATTAcatcataggatgtcataattttttctaaaagatagaaatatttttatcatacaaaatttttaaatgaaaaagttgatCTATAAGCATTAAATGCGCATTAGAATGTGGTGGCTACGTGAATCAATTGGACGAGATGGTGCATTCTACGTTGGATTTTTTATACCGTCTgcgatgcacaaaaaatttcttagaataataatgattttgatgaagatAGTTTGGATTGCTATGAATGTGAtgtttgataaattaatttggaCAAATGATGATGAGATGTGCAAATGATGTCATTATGTACCATACTACTTATTGAGACACTTACTCAAAATTACGAGCTCAATAGAGATCCGATTTTCCTATCGATTGAAAACCGACTATTGTCTACTTTATCAGACCTACTCAAATAATTATTGACAATCCTCGAAAATTAGTCGGACAACACGATCGCTCATAGACCGACAACTACACCAGCATTGAATCAACTGTCTAACTCTGATATTAACCGAGTATTTACTAAGAAACTGAAATCCATGATTTCAAATATTAGAAATCGATGGAACGATTACAACACAGGAAGAGGGCATTAACTGCTCGTgactaaaaaattattaattagattaattatccaTTAAATTCATATCGAATTTGATAACTCCCATGTTTCCGTGCTTCAAGAGATGAAAATTACAAACCAATGGCATATCCCATCTCTACATAAAGGAAGGAAAGAGTGGAATCAGGATAAGCTTTTTCTGGCCTAACAAGTTTTTGCTTCAGTGATTTTTCATCTATTCCATGAACTCCAACTACCTTAagcattcaaaaatattttattaaataaattttgataaaaaaaaattttataggtaTATTCTCTGTTGAGAACAAGACGCACTTACCCACTTCCAGGCTGAGGTCTCCATCGAAGCTTATCATCAACactatttatcatttttttcgaTTGTTATTTTCATGATACTACATATTTAAGCCATTTCATTCCGTTCAATAGCTAGCAACTCACAAAGCTCTGCAACAAAAACGCCATTCTCACAATCCTTCTTACGATTGAAATCACTTTTATATTTAGTATTTAGCACACGTCATTGTTGATTTGTTGCTAAGAAACTGCAATAGGAACTCTTATCAATTAACCAAGAATTTTCAGGTCACCCTACAATGAAGGGTAAACGAAAAGGAGGAACaaaaatgaaaaagtaaaaaGGGGAAATggattaaaagaagaaaaaagagaaattgTTTACAtgttttttcttttaaatgtaCCAATTAACGTGCACACTGGCCACTCATTATGTCACCACGCACACCCCTAGCCCGAATCACAATTGTCACCATAACAAAAGGACGTTTTTGCTTTGCATGCCACCATGTCACGGACTTCGCCTCTTAGATGAGCAAATCCGTATGGCACTCCGATATCATCTGCATAAAAGAGCCAGCTAAAATGCATCTAGCaagatgcataaaaaaaaataaaaaaaagatacggCAACACGCTCAGATATGACACTGTAAGAACAGTATTTTCATTAATGAAATCAAAGGAATACAAGCCTATACAACTGCTACTCAGACTATAATTAGAGGCTCAGGAGGCAGAGGAGGCAACAATGGATACCGCAAGAATCCGCAAGGAAACCGGCCCACTGGATTGTTCTCGCCCACCCTCTCAACACTACAAGCACGGTATCCACCCAAATCCCATTccgggggttccaaatgatcgagcagcATTGCGTTTTCATGGCTCGTCTTTGGAAGCCTCGACATGATGAAAACACCCCAAAACCCatccaaaataaggaaaaatgGTGTGGCGGCGGTTGTTCATGCCATCTAGTTACAAGGTATGTACAAGACTATGTCAGAAGCCATTGCCAAACAAAAATGCAAGGAAAAAGATCCTGACAGACTCCCCCACTTGATCAGATCGACGTTCCCATCGATGTGCTCCTTCTGTATGCTTCGACCTGATCCTCCTCGTGCCGTAGCGAATCCTCCGGTTTCCAGCTGGCTTTTGACTCAGGAAGTCCTCTCCACTTCACCAAGTATTGGATTTCTTCTGCACCGCTAGGTAAAACTTGAACTCTATCTGTCAGAATGATGTCGACCCGTCTCTCCAAGGAGGTAGAAGTAGGGGTTAGATGGCTTGACATGTTCCTCGTGGGATCCACCTGGTCGGCATGGTACGGCTTGAGGCAACTTCCGTGGAATACAGGATGCACCTTGAACCATACGGGAAGTTGCAGCTGGTAGGATGCATTTCCTATCCTTCTAATGATAGGGAATGGACCTTCATACTTGCGAACCAGTCCTTTATGCACTTTGCGAAAGAACCGAAGTTGAGCTGGTTAGAGCTTGACCAGCACCATGTCTCCTTGCTTGAAGTCCAAATGTCTCCTTCCCCTATCAGcccacttcttcatcttcttagTAGCCTTCTCAAGGTATGCCCGTGCAATCTCCGTATTGCGATGCCACTCCTTGGCCAAATGATATGCAGATGGGTTGTTTCCTGTATACCCCACAACCACTGTATGCGGAGTGGAGGGTTGCTGACCAGTGATAATTTCGAAGGGGCTCTTGCCCGATGCAGAGCTCCGTTGCAAGTTGTAAGAGAATTGGGCTATATCGAGCAACTTCACCCAATCCTTTTGGTTGGCACTCACAAAGTGCCGTAAGTATTGCTCAAGGAGAGCATTTATTCTTTCAGTCTGCCCATCAGTCTGGAGGTGAAGGCTAGTGGAAAAGTATAGTTTGGAACCAAGGAGTTTGAAGAGCCCGGTCCAAAATCATCCCAAGAACCTGGAATCTCTATCACTGACTATGTTCTGAGGGATGCCCCAATACTTCACCACATGCTTCAAGAAAAGTCGAGCCGCCTCCTCTGCTGAGCAATGTAGGGGTGCAAGAATAAagatgccatgtttggataactgATCTACCACCACAAAGATCGATCCAAAATCCCCTACTCTTGACAAACTCGAGATGAAATCCATTGAGACGCTCTCCCAAGGCCGTTCAGGTATAGGTAGGGGTTCAAGAAGGCCACCAGGTTTGCAACGCTCTACCTTATCCTATTGGCAAATGAGACACGTCCGAACATATTCTACCACATCCTCCCCCATTTTTGACCAGTAGGATGCCCACTCCAAAAGGGCAAGTGTTCGGTGCATTCCTGAATGGCCAGCCCAAAGAGTGACATGACATTCTTGCAAGAGCTCTCTTTTAAGGTTGCCCACCTGAGGAACATACACCCGACATCCTTTTGTGAAGATGAGTCCATCCTCGATCCAGAACCGCCGCGTCTTTCCTTCTTCGATGAGCTGCTTCAGGATCACAGCTGCAGGGTCCTTCAGTAGCCCCTCTCGAATCTTTGGTAGAAGGGTTGCTTGCACTTGGCTGACTTGACTTTGCTCATCCACCATCAGAGCCGCGAGCTCAGCCTTACGACTTAAAGCATCAGCCACTTGATTCATACGCCCTGGCCTATATTCCAAGACCATGTCAAACTCTGCCAAAAAATCTTGCCAACAGGCTTGTTTGGGAGATAGCTTCTTCTGTGTTTGGAAATAGCTAAGGGCCACATTGTCTGTCCGAACAACAAATCGTGACCCAAGGAGATAATGCCTCCATACTCTCAGACAGTGGACCATTGCTGTCATCTCCTTCTCGTGGACAGTGTATCGTCTCTCGATGTCATTTAACTTTCGACTTTCAAAAGCCACCGGATGGCCCTCCTGAATTAGGACCCCTCCAATAGCATAATCGGAAGCATCAATGTGGACTTCGAATGGCAGTGTATGATCTGGCAGCCGCAGCACTGGCTCCTCTATCACTACTGCTTTCAAGTCCTCAAAGGCTTGCTGACACCTTGAGGACCAATCCCACGATCAGTCCTTCTGCAATAACTCTGTCAAGGGTGCAGCATGACGGGAATAATCCGCATTAAACCGCCTATAGTAGTTGCCAAGCCCGAGGAAGGATCGTAGCTCCGTCACCTTGGTAGGGGCCTGccactcctggatggcacgaacctTCTCCTGGTCCATGCGTATCAGACCGCCCCCAACACGATGGCCCAAGAATAGAATTTCTTTCTGGGCAAAGTAACATTTCTCCTTCTTTACATAAAGGGAGTTCTCCCGTAGTATCCCGAGAATAGTCTGCAAGTGTTCCACAtgttcctccaatgttcgactatACATGACAATATCATCCAAGTATACCACCATGAACTTGTCGAGATAGTCATAGAATAATTGGTTCATCAATGTGCAAAATGTGGCTGGGGCATTCgttaatccgaagggcatcaccaggAACTCGAATGCTCTATACCTTGTCACACAAGTGGTCTTGCCTTCATCTCCTTCTGCAATCCGGACTTGCCAATATCCAGATCGAAGATCCAACTTGAAAAAATATCGAGCTCCACCCAGCTGATCGAACAAGTCCGCAATTAAGGAAATTGGATATTTGTTCTTCACAGTCACCTTGTTTAGAGTCCGATAATCGACACACAATCGAAGACTCCCATCTTGCTTCTTCTGGAAGAGAACTGGGGCTCCAAAAGGAGCTTTTGAGCTACGAATAAGCCCTCCTTTCAACAATTCATCAAGTTGATTTCGAAGTTCTGCAAGCTCCGGTGGGGCTATTCGATAGGACGGACGAGTTGGATATTTTGCTCCAGGCTCTAATTCAATCTTATGGTCCACCGCCCGCCTGGGCGGTAAAGTCTTAGGCAACTCGGGGGGCATCACATCCTCAAACTCCTGTAGGACTCTCAAGACCCCAAGAGGAAAGGGACCCATGTCCTTTGGCTCCATTTCCAGCTTCAAGGCAATCACATATGTTAGTTCTCCCTTCTTTATTCCCCTCTTCAATTGAAGAGAAGATATTTGATGTATCCTTTCTTGAGTTTGCCGAGCAACAGGAACAACACAGGGAGACTCATCTCCCATCATGCATAAAGCATTTAGAAAGGGCATTAGCACCACCCTAGCAGCTTGAAGAAAATCCATACCCAAGATAACTGGAAAGTCATCTCAAGGTACGGCCATGAAATTGGCCTTCCCACTCCAAGTTCCAACCCGAATAGGCACATCCCTTGCAAGCCGAGCAATGGGCCGTGCTTCCGAGTTCACCGCCTTCATTCGACTGGAGTCCCTCTCCAGCTTCAACCCAAGATGGGTAGCTTCACGATCGACAATGAAGTTGTGGGTTGCCCTCGTGTCCACCATCGCCCGACTCACATGACCGTTGAGCTCTACTTGCACATACATGAGTTCACTGGTCCATCGGTTGGATTGCTGGTGAGTCTGCTGTGGCTTGAGTTGTTGTTGGTGGTGTGGCTTTGACTGTTGCTGGTGTGACTTCTGTTGTTGCTGCTGCTTGGATGGCTTGGACTGCTCCCCCACTTGACCTTTGATGGCATTCAGCAACCTAAGGGCACCCATGCGAGGGCCCTCAGCTTGCTCCTCCTCATCACTGCTGTTATCATCAGGGTTGGTTGGACTCTTCTGCACAGGAGCCTGTAATGCATTTAGAGCTTGTTTTTGGGGACAGTTCTTCACCATGTGTGGCCCTCCACACAGAAAACACCCCAACTTCGGAGCCCTTACTATTTCCTGATCTTTCATCTTGAAGTCTCTCTTCTTCTCATTGATCACAGCCTTACCCTTGGATAGCTTGTGATTCTTAAAGGTATTCGAAGTGGGCTTCCTCCTTTGGTGGTCAGAGAGAAGGTAATCCGTTAGACGCTCGATTGCAGCTTGGGCAGATGCCAAGTCTGCGACACCCCTCCTCTGTAACTCCTGCTGGGCCCATGGTTTCAAGCCCTCCAAAAAGTGAAACAATTTATCTTTTTCAGATATGTCTCGAATGTCCAACATCAATGCCGAGAACTGCTTGACATACTCTCGAACCATCCCAGTTTGTTTGAGATGCCTTAAGTTTCGTCGGGCAATGAATTCCACATTCTCTGGCAAAAACTGTGCCTTAATCTCCCTCTTCAAATCCTCCCAGCTGGCAATGGTACACCGTCCAGCTTGGATGTCTTCATATCGAGTCCGCCACCATAATTTGGCATCCCCGATTAAGTACATTGTAGCCAAGATAATTTTGGTATCTTCAGAGTCAGGCCGCACCACTCGAAAGTACTACTCGATGTCGAACAAGAAGTTCTCTAACTCCTTTGCATCATGAGCTCCACCATAACTTCGAGGCTCTGGTGCTCGCATTCGGCTTTGCCCACCatcaccagcagttggagttggtatgGTACTGACTGCTCGGGTCAAGACTGCGACTCTAGCAGCCAGATCATTGAATTGCTTCCGCAGGTGCTAGATAGACTCCTGCGTGTTGTCGCTAAGGTTGTCCACCATCTCGATGAGCTGCTCTTGATTCAACTCCAGGCTGGTCAGACGATCTCTCAGGGAGAACAAGGGCACCAAGCCCTCCTCAATCTGGGCCAAATGGGTTTCCACCATAGAGATCCGCTCTCAATGGCTTTGCGGTTTCTCAATGTCGGCTTGTCCTTCCACTGGGGCTGAGGCGGCAACCATTGCCTCCTCCTCTTGCATCATCCCACTTGTCTCACCATTATTCTTGCGTCCCATCTGTGTTGCACAGGTTTCTTCGATcgtgcctgctctgataccactttatcaCAAACTTCACCTCTTGGACAAGCAAACCTGTGCGGCGCCCCGATGTCACCTGCACAAAGGAGCCAGCTAAAATGCACCCAGCAAAATGCATAGAAAAATACAAGAAAAGGGCACGGCAACACGCTCAGATATGGCACTGTAAGAACAGTATTTTCATTAATGAAATCAAAAGAATACAAGCCTATACAACCGCTactcaaactacaattaggggctCAGGAGGCAGGGGAGACAACAATGGACACTACAAGAATCCGCAAGGAAACCGACCTATTGGATTGTTCTCGCCCACCTTTCCAACATTATACAAACAGGGCATCCATCCAAATCCCACTCCGGGGGTTCCAAATAATCGAGCAACATTGCGTTTTCATGGCTCGCCTTCGGAAGTCCCGATATGATGAAAACATCCCAAAACCCActcaaaataaggaaaaatagTGTGGCGATGGTTGTTCATTCCATCTAGTTATAAGGTATGTACAAGACTGTGTCAGAAATTATTGTCAAACAAAAATGTAAGAAAAAAAAGACCCTGACAATCAGGACCAACGCCAGCTTTTGGAATGCACTCACCAACGAAAGTACTGATGAGAGTGCCATATTGCAGGATTGAGGCCAGAACATGGTCCAAGCATTGAGAAGAGAGATGCCAACCGGTGGAAGAAAATTCCTATTGGCTAATCAACTTGCACTTCATATGATGGATACTGCTCATCAGGCCAAGTGCAgcaagaccattaataatattttGTCATCCAAATTCTCATCCAGATGTCAATGAAGGAGCCGACTTAACAGCTTGCAATTCCAAGTTCTGCTTTACCGGCAATTGATGCACAAAAACATTGGAATATCTAGCATCCATCAATAGGCTGCTGCAGTCAAATCTATTTTCGTTCAATCGACGTCGCCTATGTTGTTCTGTGACATGCCGCTGTATGCCTTTCTACATCGTGTGTTCTTCTTGGACCACATTCTATCTTTGATGGTAGCACTACCTTAAAAATTGTCATTCTTACATCCCATCTCTTTCTATGATTTCCATGACACTCTTTCGGCCGTCAGCTGGCCAAAAACATCACAAAGGCTTGTACACCAACCCAAATGGGCACTCGCTATCGTGTCTTTGCTTCACGATTTCCACATGacatcttttatttttgatataataacttattttataatattttcatgttgCTGCTTGAGATATCatattaatctgatttttttttaaaaaaatattacacaTTATTTaccctaattttttaaaatatggcTATGGAGCACACAGTGGTTGGAATATAGACATTTAATAGAACTAGATGCATCCGGTCAACTCGTACGCTAGCCCAACCATGTCTCTAAACGATCTATTTGGATGTCGCTTTGACTACGAGTGTTACTCGCATCTTtgcttggatatatatatatgcaattcATGTCTTGTTACAATTTATGAAAGTGTATAATCAAACTTTGTCTCTAAACTTATCGATCGAACTGCTTTATCCAGTATGCTAGCAACTCTATCGATCAAAGCAattttgtaaataaaaaaaaaaagaggagcttCTTAGAAAAAAAGAGTGTTTGATAAAATgcttctacaaaaaaaaaaaaaaaatgtaaacagTGTTttatcagaaaatagaaaattcAATTTTAACAAGAAAAGCTAGTGTTGGAGGTAAAACATCTTTCTAAACAAAAATACTTTGCCCATTATATAACTTGCTAGCCATTCCGTCACTTGATTTGAATCTTCGAAGAcatgaatgaaatgaaaatatACTATCAAGTGTATCTTAGTTGATGTTACATTTTTATTGAGCAAATTGATGTCTGCCTATTGGAATGTTTTCCATTTTATGTTTAGCATCCAATCATCAGAAATTTTGTTCTCCGCAACTAGAGTAGTCATTTTATATTCAATCCCTGGCTTGTGCAAATTGTCTCAAAAATAGGTATCATTTTGCACAGAGACTGTGTGCACAAAAATGTCTAGCTATATATTTGCAAGTGATTTAAAGAAAAAGGGTGTGTCAAAACTAAATATGAAATGATAGTAAAGTAAATGACTGAGTTTTGTTTATAGAGCAAAATATTGATGTCTGCCTATTGGAATGTTTTCCATTTTATGTTTAgcatccaatgattgaaaattttaTTCTA contains the following coding sequences:
- the LOC105041071 gene encoding 14-3-3-like protein, encoding MSPAESSREENVYMAKLAEQAERYEEMVEFMEKVAKTVDVEELTVEERNLLSVAYKNVIGARRASWRIISSIEQKEESRGNEDHVAMIKEYRGKIEAELSKICDGILKLLDSHLIPSATAAESKVFYLKMKGDYHRYLAEFKTGAERKEAAESTLLAYKSAQDIALAELAPTHPIRLGLALNFSVFYYEILNSPDRACSLAKQAFDEAISELDTLGEESYKDSTLIMQLLRDNLTLWTSDITEDGGDEIKEATKRESGEGQ